One segment of Acidimicrobiales bacterium DNA contains the following:
- a CDS encoding FAD-binding oxidoreductase — translation MTTVPTPVTPVDAAPGEVTDHLLGPRVPVGDHLLERLRSVCAHVTVEDADRTEAGRDWWPLAIRWAMRGAVPARPGAVARPTDADQVAAVLAACHDARVPVTAIAGRSGVCGASVPVFGGVALDLCGLAGVVDVDTTSLLADVRPGTFGPDLEVALRATGTTLGHWPQSMDLSTVGGWVACRGAGQYSTRYGKIEDMVAGLEVALADGRLIRTSGTGPRAAVGPDLTQVFVGSEGVLGVITEAQLRLHPVAAAEGRRAFGFPGFADGLDACRRILRRGGTPAVLRLYDHVESARNFESGDHCVLVVLDEADKGLLDATLRIVEAECASGGATALDEALVQRWVGHRNDVSALAPLYRAGIVVDTIEIAARWSSLPGIYAACVAALQDLDGTLAASAHQSHAYVDGACLYFTFAGRMPEAAGTDGPPGDDPPDDDPSGIDAADAWAERYYAAAWRVVMDTVRAHGGAISHHHGIGLNRGRFVAEALGGAFDVLVDLKNALDPRGILNPGKLGLPSPFGEVHWP, via the coding sequence ATGACGACCGTGCCCACCCCGGTGACACCGGTCGACGCCGCCCCCGGCGAGGTCACCGACCACCTGCTCGGCCCGCGCGTGCCCGTGGGCGACCACCTGCTCGAGCGGTTGCGGTCGGTGTGCGCCCACGTCACCGTCGAGGACGCCGATCGCACCGAGGCCGGCCGCGACTGGTGGCCGCTCGCCATCCGGTGGGCGATGCGCGGCGCGGTGCCGGCCCGTCCGGGCGCCGTGGCGCGGCCCACGGATGCCGACCAGGTGGCCGCGGTGCTCGCCGCCTGCCACGACGCCCGCGTGCCGGTGACGGCCATCGCAGGACGTTCCGGGGTGTGCGGCGCCAGCGTCCCGGTGTTCGGGGGCGTGGCCCTCGACCTGTGCGGCCTGGCGGGCGTGGTCGACGTGGACACGACGTCGCTGCTCGCCGACGTGCGCCCCGGCACGTTCGGCCCCGACCTGGAGGTGGCGCTGCGGGCCACGGGCACGACGCTCGGCCACTGGCCGCAGTCGATGGACCTGTCCACCGTCGGGGGCTGGGTGGCCTGCCGCGGCGCGGGGCAGTACTCCACCCGCTACGGCAAGATCGAGGACATGGTGGCCGGGCTCGAGGTCGCCCTGGCCGACGGTCGCCTGATCCGCACCTCGGGGACAGGGCCGCGCGCCGCGGTGGGCCCCGACCTGACCCAGGTGTTCGTCGGCTCCGAGGGGGTCCTGGGCGTGATCACCGAGGCGCAGCTGCGCCTCCACCCCGTGGCCGCCGCCGAAGGCCGGCGGGCGTTCGGGTTTCCGGGCTTCGCCGACGGGCTCGACGCCTGCCGGCGCATCCTGCGCCGCGGCGGCACCCCGGCGGTCCTGCGCCTCTACGACCACGTCGAGTCGGCCCGGAACTTCGAGTCCGGCGACCACTGCGTCCTCGTGGTCCTCGACGAGGCCGACAAGGGCCTGCTCGACGCCACGCTGCGGATCGTCGAGGCCGAGTGCGCGTCGGGGGGCGCGACCGCCCTCGACGAGGCCCTCGTGCAGCGGTGGGTGGGGCACCGCAACGACGTCTCGGCGCTGGCCCCCTTGTACCGCGCCGGCATCGTGGTCGACACCATCGAGATCGCGGCGCGCTGGTCGTCGCTGCCGGGCATCTACGCCGCCTGCGTGGCCGCGCTGCAGGACCTCGACGGCACCCTGGCGGCGTCGGCCCACCAGTCGCACGCCTATGTCGACGGCGCCTGCCTGTACTTCACCTTCGCCGGGCGGATGCCCGAGGCCGCCGGCACCGACGGCCCGCCGGGCGACGACCCGCCGGACGACGACCCGTCGGGGATCGACGCGGCCGACGCCTGGGCCGAGCGCTACTACGCGGCGGCGTGGCGCGTCGTCATGGACACCGTGCGGGCCCACGGGGGGGCCATCAGCCACCACCACGGCATCGGCCTGAACCGGGGGCGGTTCGTGGCGGAGGCCCTGGGAGGCGCGTTCGACGTGCTCGTCGACCTCAAGAACGCGCTCGATCCCCGCGGCATCCTCAATCCCGGGAAGCTCGGCCTGCCCTCGCCCTTCGGCGAGGTCCACTGGCCGTGA